A genome region from Chryseobacterium sp. G0186 includes the following:
- a CDS encoding sulfite exporter TauE/SafE family protein, with protein sequence MILKIALLFAGTILAFWISAICGGGASLILIPILNLLLPTSLVPFSLTIGTFTSSASRIAVFKKHINWKIFLWFVPFSIPAVLLGAFLIKYVNPNYLQMVVAFFLIANLPQLFVSKNKKEETEKEYPKSALALIGFSAGFISGITGAVGLLFNRFYLKFGLKKEEIVATRAANEVFLHLIKLIIYISLGLYSQTALWLGISIAVAAIVSSYTVKYILPHLSENLFKKIGYGAMVISGITLLIGTSGKIIQQDQIAVSSSSTPHKKVYALSWKNTKVVVEYKGSGGLEIEKSMQPEDLSGHLKEKYSVLKEHYDEIHIEKVYVLGKKTSHEFYCYKDNVLTKFKA encoded by the coding sequence ATGATTTTAAAAATTGCCCTTTTATTCGCAGGAACAATACTTGCATTCTGGATCAGCGCCATCTGTGGAGGCGGTGCAAGTCTTATTTTGATTCCTATATTGAATCTATTGCTTCCTACCTCATTGGTTCCATTTTCTTTAACGATAGGAACCTTTACAAGTTCAGCCTCCCGAATTGCCGTATTCAAAAAACATATCAACTGGAAAATCTTCTTATGGTTTGTTCCGTTTTCTATTCCGGCTGTGTTGTTGGGTGCTTTCTTGATTAAATATGTTAATCCCAACTATCTGCAAATGGTTGTGGCATTCTTCCTGATTGCCAATCTCCCTCAACTTTTCGTCTCTAAAAATAAAAAAGAAGAAACAGAAAAGGAGTACCCCAAATCAGCATTGGCACTTATTGGTTTTTCTGCGGGGTTTATTTCCGGGATTACGGGTGCTGTCGGACTTCTTTTTAACCGGTTTTATTTAAAATTTGGTCTTAAAAAAGAGGAAATTGTAGCTACCCGTGCCGCTAATGAGGTATTTCTGCATCTTATTAAACTTATCATTTATATTTCATTGGGATTATACTCTCAGACAGCTTTATGGTTAGGTATTTCCATTGCAGTGGCAGCAATAGTGTCTTCGTATACGGTAAAATATATTCTTCCTCATCTCAGCGAAAACCTTTTTAAAAAGATTGGATACGGAGCCATGGTAATATCCGGAATTACATTGTTAATAGGTACTTCAGGAAAGATTATCCAGCAGGATCAAATTGCAGTAAGCTCATCATCCACTCCCCATAAAAAGGTCTATGCACTATCCTGGAAAAACACAAAGGTAGTAGTAGAGTATAAGGGCAGTGGAGGACTGGAAATTGAAAAGAGCATGCAGCCTGAGGATTTATCCGGGCATCTTAAGGAAAAGTATTCTGTTCTTAAGGAGCATTATGATGAAATCCATATAGAGAAGGTTTATGTGTTGGGTAAAAAGACCTCCCATGAATTCTATTGTTATAAGGATAATGTACTTACCAAATTTAAAGCCTGA
- a CDS encoding phosphatase PAP2 family protein, with amino-acid sequence MKIHYQKPLIYLLIFISFLSRFNAQSKDSTVVEEPKQDSIAVVNTHKLNYKSLIVPAVLITYGVTSLTMNKVKQLNISTRTEIGEHQPTRMSLDNYTQYAPAAMVYGLNAIGIKGKHNLRDRTIIYASSQLIVAAFTMPLKYMVKEERPDGSNTLSFPSGHAATAFSSAQFMFREFKDTNFLLSLSGYPFAIFTGVYRMVNDKHWLGDVVAGAGFGILSTELAYWLFPRIDHLLRGKGKNKNTLSSSMIMPFYQNKAVGIGFVKNF; translated from the coding sequence ATGAAAATACATTATCAAAAACCGTTGATTTATCTGCTTATTTTCATATCATTTTTAAGCCGATTCAATGCCCAAAGTAAAGATAGTACTGTTGTTGAGGAGCCTAAACAGGATAGTATTGCTGTCGTTAACACGCATAAACTGAACTATAAAAGCCTTATTGTTCCTGCTGTTTTAATTACTTATGGGGTAACAAGTCTGACCATGAATAAAGTGAAGCAGCTTAATATTTCTACCCGAACAGAAATTGGTGAACACCAGCCTACCCGAATGAGTCTGGACAACTATACCCAATATGCTCCTGCAGCAATGGTATACGGACTTAATGCAATAGGAATAAAGGGAAAGCATAACCTTAGAGACCGTACCATTATTTATGCTTCGTCACAGTTGATTGTAGCAGCATTTACAATGCCTTTGAAGTACATGGTAAAGGAGGAAAGACCTGACGGATCAAATACCTTGTCTTTTCCGTCCGGACATGCAGCTACGGCATTTTCTTCTGCCCAATTTATGTTCAGAGAATTTAAAGACACCAACTTTTTGCTGAGTCTTTCCGGATATCCGTTTGCCATCTTTACCGGAGTATACCGAATGGTAAATGATAAGCATTGGCTGGGAGATGTGGTGGCAGGTGCCGGTTTTGGAATTCTTTCCACAGAATTGGCATACTGGCTATTCCCAAGAATTGATCATTTATTAAGAGGAAAAGGAAAGAATAAAAATACACTGTCTTCTTCCATGATAATGCCATTCTACCAAAATAAAGCGGTAGGAATAGGATTTGTAAAGAACTTTTAA
- a CDS encoding aldo/keto reductase — translation MEKRKIKNTDLEISPVNFGGNVFGWTLDEKQSFDILDQFTEAGFNFIDTADTYSWWVNGKGGQSEEIIGKWMKSRNNRKDIVLATKVGSETKEHGYDISKKHILKSVDESLQRLQTDHIDLYYTHFDDHITPVEETLSAYDEVIKAGKVRYIAASNLSPERLKASFEASEKNNLPKYVALQPHYNLLEREGFEKNYAPLVEQFDLSAFPYWSLAAGFLTGKYRNEADLTKSARGEGVRKYLNPKGLDVLKALDQISEKYQSNQGTVALAWLLSNPLITAPIVSATSASQLETLFNAPKLTLDQTDIDLLNEASHY, via the coding sequence ATGGAAAAAAGAAAGATTAAAAACACCGACCTGGAAATTTCACCGGTTAATTTTGGAGGAAATGTCTTTGGGTGGACGCTGGATGAAAAACAGTCTTTTGATATTTTGGACCAATTTACAGAAGCAGGATTTAATTTTATAGATACCGCAGATACTTACTCGTGGTGGGTAAACGGCAAAGGCGGACAGTCTGAAGAAATCATCGGAAAATGGATGAAAAGCCGTAACAACCGCAAGGATATTGTACTGGCAACCAAAGTAGGCTCTGAAACAAAAGAGCATGGCTATGACATCAGCAAAAAACATATCTTAAAATCGGTAGATGAGTCCCTGCAAAGACTTCAGACCGATCATATTGATCTTTATTATACTCATTTTGATGATCATATCACTCCTGTAGAAGAAACTCTTTCTGCATACGATGAAGTGATCAAAGCCGGAAAAGTACGTTATATTGCAGCATCCAATCTTTCTCCGGAACGTTTGAAAGCCTCATTTGAAGCCTCTGAAAAGAACAATCTCCCTAAATATGTAGCCTTACAGCCTCATTACAACTTATTGGAAAGAGAGGGTTTTGAAAAAAACTATGCTCCTTTGGTAGAGCAGTTCGATCTGAGTGCATTTCCGTACTGGTCTCTGGCAGCAGGATTTTTAACAGGAAAATATCGTAATGAAGCAGATCTTACAAAAAGTGCAAGAGGCGAGGGAGTAAGAAAATATTTAAACCCAAAAGGCCTTGATGTTTTAAAGGCATTGGATCAAATAAGTGAAAAATATCAGAGCAATCAGGGAACCGTTGCCCTGGCATGGTTATTATCAAATCCATTGATTACTGCTCCTATTGTAAGTGCAACAAGCGCTTCACAACTTGAAACATTATTCAATGCTCCAAAACTGACGTTAGATCAGACAGATATTGATTTGCTTAATGAAGCGAGTCATTATTAA
- a CDS encoding chloride channel protein produces MKIHNKKKYLSFLKFKRDFQKYGLEKARSYEIILHWLNNRLSRNQFLVLSGILVGCTAGLAGVILKTLVHNIHYFITNKVHFEYQILFYIVFPFLGIVLTTMIVLTLFKGQDRKGIGAILYEIAQNSSIVASVKMYSQVIQSAVTVGLGGSAGLESPIAVTGAAIGSNYAQTYRLSYKERTLLLAAGATAGIASAFNAPIAGIMFAFEILLTGVVFTDFIPLVVAAVCGSLLSRILLQEDILFRFYTREAFNYRNVPYYLILGLVTGLYARYFVIISQKVEHFIKGLELSRMRKAMFGGAVLSLLCVLFPPLFGEGYETIKAFTNGNTHSIIENSFFRYFEIGDWTIIIFLVLVLLLKAFATSFTIFSGGNGGNFAPSLFAGGTLGYLFSLICQHLGFTDVPVTNLVLVGMAGAMSGVLYAPLTAIFLIAESSFGYDLFIPLMIVSVMSYLIAKWFSPISPELKSLADEGKIFTNKHDKNLLFALRTEDFIDRYSQTINENASVTELFELVKNGNKNIFAIVDDNKKLKGVLTLDDIRPYLFNKEMDSLQTIVQVMKAPPAILHPENKPLEILQTFDDTGVWNLPVVSESNDFIGFISKSSILMSYRQLLKEYSD; encoded by the coding sequence GTGAAAATTCACAACAAAAAAAAGTACCTAAGCTTTCTAAAATTTAAAAGAGATTTCCAAAAATACGGACTGGAAAAAGCCCGCAGTTATGAAATCATTCTGCATTGGCTGAACAACAGATTGAGCCGGAATCAGTTTCTTGTCCTCTCCGGAATCCTTGTGGGTTGTACGGCAGGACTCGCCGGGGTCATATTGAAAACGCTGGTTCACAATATCCATTACTTTATTACCAATAAGGTTCATTTTGAATATCAGATATTATTCTACATCGTTTTTCCTTTTTTAGGAATTGTTCTGACCACTATGATCGTTCTTACCCTATTCAAGGGACAGGATCGGAAAGGGATTGGAGCTATTCTCTATGAAATTGCACAGAACTCAAGTATTGTGGCTTCTGTAAAAATGTATTCCCAGGTGATTCAAAGTGCGGTTACTGTAGGATTAGGAGGTTCTGCAGGTCTGGAAAGTCCGATTGCAGTAACCGGAGCTGCCATAGGATCAAATTATGCACAAACCTACAGATTAAGCTATAAGGAACGTACATTATTGCTGGCTGCAGGTGCTACTGCCGGGATTGCATCAGCCTTTAATGCTCCTATTGCCGGGATTATGTTTGCCTTTGAAATTCTGCTGACGGGAGTTGTTTTTACAGATTTTATTCCCCTGGTGGTTGCTGCTGTTTGCGGAAGTCTTTTGTCAAGGATTTTACTTCAGGAAGATATTTTATTCAGATTTTATACAAGGGAGGCATTTAATTATAGAAATGTTCCTTATTACCTTATTCTGGGGCTTGTGACCGGATTATATGCCCGTTATTTTGTGATCATTTCCCAAAAAGTAGAGCATTTTATAAAGGGGCTGGAACTTTCAAGAATGCGTAAGGCGATGTTTGGAGGAGCAGTTCTTTCATTACTTTGTGTGCTTTTTCCACCCTTATTCGGAGAGGGATATGAGACAATAAAAGCCTTTACAAATGGTAATACGCACTCTATTATTGAAAACAGTTTTTTCAGATATTTTGAAATCGGAGACTGGACGATCATCATATTTCTAGTATTGGTATTGCTGTTAAAAGCCTTTGCTACTTCTTTTACCATCTTCAGTGGTGGAAATGGCGGTAACTTTGCCCCCTCTCTTTTTGCAGGTGGAACATTAGGATATTTATTTTCTCTGATTTGTCAGCATTTAGGATTTACGGATGTCCCTGTAACCAATCTCGTTCTGGTAGGAATGGCAGGTGCCATGAGTGGTGTTTTATATGCTCCTCTTACCGCGATATTTCTGATTGCAGAGTCCAGTTTTGGATATGACCTGTTTATTCCGCTGATGATTGTTTCTGTAATGTCTTATCTTATTGCTAAATGGTTTTCTCCGATCTCTCCGGAACTGAAATCTTTGGCAGACGAAGGAAAAATTTTCACCAATAAACATGATAAAAACCTGTTGTTTGCTTTAAGAACTGAGGATTTTATTGATCGGTATTCCCAGACAATCAATGAGAATGCTTCTGTTACAGAGCTGTTTGAGCTGGTAAAGAACGGAAATAAGAATATTTTTGCCATTGTAGATGACAACAAAAAATTAAAGGGGGTTCTCACCCTGGATGACATAAGACCTTATCTTTTCAATAAGGAAATGGATTCTTTGCAAACCATTGTTCAGGTGATGAAAGCTCCACCGGCGATCCTCCATCCTGAAAATAAACCTCTGGAAATTCTTCAAACCTTTGATGATACGGGAGTATGGAATCTTCCGGTAGTGAGTGAAAGCAATGACTTTATCGGATTTATCTCTAAATCTTCTATTTTAATGAGCTATAGACAGCTTTTAAAAGAGTATTCTGATTGA
- a CDS encoding SDR family oxidoreductase: MSNYFNDKTIWITGASSGIGEALVKELAKNTNAKIILSSRKEELLYTVAEEAGLTVDRYTVMPMDLADYKNMPDVAAKVVEQFGKVDILINNAGLSQRSLAMETDIEVDKHLMDVDFIGTIALTKAVVPYMIKNGGGQITVVSSLMGVFGAPMRSGYAAAKHALHGFFDALRAELYDDNISVTIICPGFIQTHISIHAVTGNGSLQGTMDDATMKGMPVNVFARKMLSAIAKKKNQKSIGGKEVMGVYLKRFFPALLARIIRKAKVV; this comes from the coding sequence ATGAGTAATTATTTTAATGACAAAACAATCTGGATTACCGGAGCTTCATCAGGAATTGGGGAAGCCTTGGTAAAGGAGCTGGCAAAGAACACGAATGCAAAGATCATTCTTTCTTCCAGGAAAGAAGAATTGCTGTATACTGTTGCAGAAGAAGCCGGGCTTACAGTAGATCGATATACCGTTATGCCAATGGATCTGGCAGATTATAAGAATATGCCTGATGTAGCAGCGAAAGTGGTAGAACAATTTGGAAAGGTTGATATTCTCATCAATAATGCCGGATTATCTCAACGCTCTCTAGCCATGGAGACAGACATTGAAGTGGATAAACATTTAATGGACGTTGATTTTATCGGGACTATAGCTCTCACCAAGGCTGTTGTGCCTTATATGATCAAAAATGGTGGCGGGCAGATCACAGTGGTTTCCAGCCTTATGGGAGTATTCGGAGCACCGATGCGTAGTGGATATGCTGCGGCGAAACATGCATTACACGGTTTCTTTGATGCCCTGCGTGCAGAGTTATATGATGACAATATTTCAGTAACAATTATCTGTCCTGGATTTATACAGACCCATATTTCCATACATGCTGTTACGGGGAATGGCTCATTACAGGGAACGATGGATGATGCCACGATGAAAGGAATGCCTGTAAATGTTTTTGCCCGAAAAATGCTTTCTGCTATTGCAAAAAAGAAGAACCAGAAATCTATTGGTGGTAAAGAAGTTATGGGCGTTTACCTAAAGAGATTTTTTCCTGCATTGTTGGCAAGAATTATCCGTAAAGCAAAAGTAGTCTAG
- a CDS encoding sensor histidine kinase, translating into MKPLLSKTTKPFLIYVLIVLLVSIPVYYFVVDTIWKSELDEHNQIIVEKTAYEFNQLKLSEQDLEKSLELWNHIQPETNIEKISANHIKGDSIYISEKHLPFISEQKKERYRCLKKVIYIQGKPYLFTIQTNIEESHETIAVIAMMTTFFFVIIVVGLLYLNRKLSTSVWKPFRDTLDQLKTFNLNSQNKIEFPPSDTTEFEELNQSLQKLIERNISIYKTQKEFTENASHELQTPLAIIKNKLDLLLQDQDLTEKQYGIVEDINKALTRSSRINKNLLLLAKIDNNQFDGSESIVFDHLLHQSIDILQEHFEQKNISVEEQIATDVQMNGNGSLTEIMINNLIINAIRHTAPGGSIGIKLTNSIFEVSNSGTQKLDTDLLFKRFSKLSADNSGSGLGLYIIQEICKFHHWTIHYRFENNHHIFSVGL; encoded by the coding sequence TTGAAACCTTTATTAAGCAAAACGACCAAACCCTTTCTTATCTACGTACTCATTGTACTGTTGGTAAGTATCCCTGTCTATTACTTTGTGGTAGATACCATTTGGAAAAGTGAGCTGGATGAACATAACCAGATTATCGTTGAAAAAACGGCCTATGAATTCAATCAGTTAAAGCTTTCTGAACAGGATTTGGAAAAAAGTCTTGAATTATGGAACCATATTCAGCCTGAAACCAATATTGAAAAAATTTCAGCTAACCACATCAAGGGTGACAGTATATACATCAGTGAGAAACATCTACCATTCATATCCGAGCAAAAGAAAGAACGTTACAGATGTCTTAAAAAGGTTATTTACATCCAGGGAAAGCCTTATCTGTTTACCATCCAGACCAATATTGAAGAGTCTCATGAAACAATAGCGGTCATAGCTATGATGACTACATTTTTCTTTGTGATCATTGTTGTGGGCCTTTTATATTTAAACAGAAAACTTTCAACCTCTGTCTGGAAACCTTTTAGAGATACTTTGGATCAATTGAAGACCTTTAACCTTAACAGTCAAAATAAAATTGAATTTCCTCCTTCTGATACTACAGAATTTGAGGAATTGAACCAATCTCTTCAAAAGCTTATTGAACGTAATATTTCTATTTATAAAACCCAGAAAGAATTTACTGAAAATGCTTCTCACGAACTACAGACTCCGCTTGCCATTATTAAAAATAAACTGGATCTCCTACTTCAGGATCAGGATCTTACTGAAAAGCAGTACGGAATTGTTGAGGATATCAACAAAGCACTTACAAGAAGTTCCAGAATCAATAAGAATCTACTTTTATTGGCAAAAATTGATAATAATCAGTTTGATGGTTCTGAAAGTATTGTATTTGATCACCTGCTTCATCAAAGTATTGATATTTTGCAGGAACATTTTGAACAAAAAAATATTTCTGTGGAAGAGCAGATCGCAACTGACGTTCAAATGAACGGAAATGGCAGTCTGACGGAAATCATGATCAACAATCTCATCATCAATGCTATTCGTCATACGGCACCTGGAGGTTCCATTGGCATAAAGCTAACGAATTCTATATTTGAAGTGTCCAATTCTGGAACCCAAAAACTGGATACGGATCTCCTCTTCAAGAGATTTTCGAAACTATCAGCAGACAATAGTGGAAGTGGATTAGGACTTTATATTATTCAGGAAATCTGTAAATTCCATCACTGGACCATTCATTACAGGTTTGAAAATAACCATCATATCTTTTCCGTAGGATTATAG
- a CDS encoding TonB-dependent receptor domain-containing protein: protein MNRTKLLLFPTFAISTMITAQTTSVTVSGRVTHKDKMALPYANIILKKEKDSAFVAGTITNEEGRFSITGIQPDHYFLETSLTGYNTQIQPIFVGSLSEFLEIPTVEMGLKQEKETKIDEVVISGSKKNEISNQLDKKTYSVADNISQSGGSVLQSMQNLPGITVQDGKVQLRGNDKVTVLIDGRQTALTGFGSQTGLDNIPASAIDKIEIINNPSSKYDANGNAGIINIIMKKNKQNGWNGKLGFTTGLGSLWERKQNLPTIRPQYTLTPKINPSLSLNYRKNKINIFLQADNLYTETLNKNEFVTRTYDDGTIINSQLKRNRNTNFFTTKAGVDWNIDSQNTLTISGMYGSEKIIDRGDQPFFNGDMSQRLRLWQFLEDELKTTVMGMASYQHKFKEAGHVLNVGFNYTFHREDEKYFYDNYLPATTGTDAFKLLSDEQVYDFNVDYIKPLKYGRIETGIKLRSRSIPTNMNFIPGANSVLDVAAGGKADYKEFIPAVYGNYIFENEKWEAELGLRLEYVRIEYDVNPNHPTYKSDGYNYTQPFPNFRLAYKLNDHHKFSLFYNRRVDRPNEVDIRIFPKYDDAEIIKVGNPALRPQFTNSIELGYKYNWDNGYLYAALYHRFANGTITRISSTVPDSTLIYAIFQNAGRSYNTGLEAIWNQKVSDLYSFNVNGNIYRNQINAFSVQNLYPQPNVFSADKQSAVSGNMKWNNVFHFSKGLDAQITAVYLAPDLIPQGKIKSRFSMDIGLKKAIQKGKGELFLNASDLLNTMVIKRNIQGMGFAYTSNDYYETQVVRLGYSYKF, encoded by the coding sequence ATGAATAGAACGAAGCTTTTACTTTTTCCGACGTTTGCTATTTCTACTATGATTACAGCACAAACTACTTCTGTGACTGTTTCAGGAAGAGTTACCCATAAGGATAAGATGGCATTACCTTATGCCAATATTATTTTAAAAAAGGAAAAAGACAGTGCATTTGTAGCAGGAACCATTACCAATGAAGAAGGGCGATTTTCCATTACCGGCATACAACCTGATCATTATTTTCTGGAAACTTCCCTTACAGGCTATAATACACAGATTCAACCCATTTTTGTAGGAAGTCTTTCTGAATTTCTGGAAATTCCAACGGTGGAGATGGGACTAAAACAGGAAAAAGAAACAAAGATTGACGAAGTGGTGATCTCCGGTTCCAAAAAGAATGAAATAAGCAATCAGCTTGATAAAAAAACATATTCTGTAGCAGATAATATCAGCCAAAGTGGAGGATCTGTATTGCAGAGTATGCAAAATTTACCCGGAATAACCGTACAGGATGGTAAAGTACAGCTCAGAGGAAATGATAAGGTAACTGTTCTGATTGATGGCAGACAAACGGCTCTTACAGGATTTGGGAGCCAGACAGGACTTGACAATATTCCGGCTTCTGCTATTGATAAGATTGAAATCATCAACAATCCTTCTTCAAAGTATGATGCCAACGGAAATGCAGGGATCATCAATATTATCATGAAGAAGAATAAACAGAACGGATGGAATGGAAAACTAGGCTTTACAACAGGACTAGGCTCTCTCTGGGAAAGAAAGCAAAATCTTCCTACAATAAGACCTCAATATACCCTGACACCAAAAATCAATCCCTCATTATCTTTAAATTACAGAAAAAACAAAATTAATATCTTTCTACAGGCTGATAATTTATATACCGAAACCCTTAATAAGAACGAATTTGTAACCCGTACTTATGATGACGGAACAATTATCAATTCGCAGCTTAAAAGAAACAGAAATACCAATTTCTTCACCACAAAAGCAGGAGTAGACTGGAATATTGATTCACAGAATACATTAACGATTTCAGGAATGTATGGAAGCGAGAAGATTATAGACCGTGGAGATCAGCCGTTCTTTAATGGGGATATGTCTCAGCGTCTTCGTCTTTGGCAGTTTTTGGAGGATGAATTGAAAACTACCGTAATGGGAATGGCATCTTATCAGCACAAGTTTAAAGAAGCCGGACATGTATTGAATGTAGGATTTAACTATACGTTCCACAGGGAAGACGAAAAGTATTTCTATGATAATTATCTGCCTGCCACTACAGGAACGGATGCTTTTAAATTATTATCTGATGAACAGGTGTATGATTTCAATGTTGATTATATAAAACCTTTAAAATATGGTAGAATTGAGACGGGAATTAAGCTGAGAAGCAGAAGTATTCCTACCAATATGAATTTTATTCCCGGAGCCAATTCTGTACTGGATGTAGCTGCAGGAGGAAAGGCTGATTATAAAGAGTTTATCCCTGCCGTATACGGAAACTATATTTTTGAAAATGAAAAATGGGAAGCAGAACTTGGTTTACGACTGGAATATGTAAGAATTGAATATGATGTAAATCCGAACCATCCAACGTATAAAAGTGACGGGTATAATTATACACAGCCGTTTCCCAACTTTAGGCTTGCCTATAAACTTAATGATCACCATAAGTTTTCCCTATTTTATAACAGAAGAGTTGACCGTCCCAATGAAGTGGATATCCGAATTTTTCCAAAATATGATGATGCTGAAATCATTAAGGTAGGAAACCCTGCACTAAGGCCTCAGTTTACCAATTCTATTGAATTGGGTTATAAGTATAACTGGGACAATGGGTATCTATATGCCGCACTATATCACCGTTTTGCCAATGGAACAATCACCAGAATTTCAAGTACTGTACCGGACAGCACGCTTATCTATGCCATATTTCAAAATGCAGGAAGAAGCTACAATACAGGACTGGAAGCGATCTGGAATCAAAAGGTATCCGATCTGTATTCCTTCAATGTTAATGGAAATATATACCGTAACCAGATCAATGCATTTTCAGTGCAAAACCTCTATCCTCAACCGAATGTTTTCTCGGCAGATAAGCAATCTGCTGTTTCGGGAAATATGAAGTGGAATAATGTCTTTCATTTTTCAAAAGGGCTGGATGCTCAGATTACAGCAGTTTATCTGGCTCCTGACCTCATTCCTCAAGGGAAAATAAAATCCAGATTTTCAATGGACATAGGATTGAAAAAGGCTATTCAGAAAGGAAAAGGGGAACTATTTCTTAATGCCTCTGATCTGCTCAACACCATGGTGATTAAGAGAAATATTCAGGGAATGGGATTCGCTTATACCAGCAATGATTACTATGAAACCCAAGTTGTGAGGCTAGGGTACAGTTATAAGTTTTAA
- a CDS encoding response regulator transcription factor produces the protein MKILIVEDETELSKSISEYLSGENYLCEVAATYTEAMNKIETFHYDCILLDIMLPDGNGLKILEELKEQQKQDGVIIISAKNALDDKIAGLQMGADDYLTKPFHLSELMARVYSIIRRKQFSSSNVVKQNELQIDLLAKTVAVHDEIISLTKKEFDLLIYFIGNKNKVISKSTLAEHLSGDFADMLDNHDFVYAHVKNLKKKLYDAGCGHYLKTVYGTGYKWET, from the coding sequence ATGAAAATTCTAATCGTAGAGGATGAAACAGAATTATCCAAAAGTATTTCTGAGTACCTTTCAGGGGAAAACTATCTCTGTGAAGTGGCAGCGACCTATACTGAAGCCATGAACAAAATAGAAACGTTCCATTATGACTGCATTCTATTGGATATTATGCTTCCTGATGGAAATGGACTTAAAATTTTGGAGGAATTAAAAGAACAGCAAAAACAGGATGGAGTGATTATCATTTCTGCCAAGAATGCATTGGATGATAAGATTGCCGGTCTGCAAATGGGCGCTGATGATTATCTCACCAAGCCTTTTCACCTTTCTGAACTGATGGCGAGAGTGTATTCTATTATTCGTAGAAAACAGTTCAGCAGCTCCAATGTCGTTAAGCAAAATGAACTTCAGATTGATCTTTTGGCTAAGACGGTTGCTGTACATGATGAAATTATTTCTTTAACCAAAAAGGAATTTGATCTCCTGATTTACTTTATCGGAAATAAAAATAAGGTGATCTCCAAAAGTACATTGGCAGAACATCTTTCCGGAGACTTTGCAGATATGCTTGACAACCATGATTTTGTATATGCTCACGTAAAAAACCTTAAGAAAAAGCTATATGATGCCGGATGTGGACATTACCTTAAAACGGTGTACGGAACAGGGTATAAATGGGAAACGTAA